The following is a genomic window from Desulfofarcimen acetoxidans DSM 771.
GCAGCATAGTGATAAACTGTTCGCGTGTCAGTGTTGCGTTGGGGCTGAATGTCGTTGCCGATGTGCCGTTGGTGATACCTTTCTCTGCACAGAAGCTGACCGCCGCATAGAACCAATCGGCTTCCTTCGCATCGGTAAAGGGATTGACCCACGTAGGCTTCGCTGTGTCTTGCCCCACCACATAGAGAGAGAGATGGTCAAGGTTAAAGCTGACCACGCCGTTTTTGAAAGTGCAGTCAAGTTTCTCCAACTCGCCCCCGTCGTTCAAATACCATACGGCTACAGGCTGCGGGCCGGTATAGGGCATAGAAACGGCGAGCGTCCCATCAAAGGTACTAATCTTCTTCGTGCCGGAGGTGATGTTGATGTCCAGCACAATATCGCCGCTCTTGACCGATTTCTTTTGTTCGTCGGTGAGAGAGCTGGTTGCCGCCTGTTTCAATTCAATGGCCAGATTGCTGCCGGAAGCCTGCTGCGCAACCGAGACTGTTGCATCCTCGTCAAGGGTGATGGTGCCGACAGGCAGCTTGACAGTCGTGTCAAGACCCGCTTTTGCAAAGGTTGCCAGCACATCCTTGGGAATGGACGCCGCCGTGATGCCGCTTACCTTGGAGAGGTCGAGTACCGCTTCGTTGCTCTTGCTCTTTTCGATGATTTCGTTGACCTTGACCATGGGCAGCGAGAGGGAGGCCGTGCCATTTGAGGCGGTGTAGTTCACAGAAACCGTGCCACCTGCCGCAGGGATGGTCGGTGTGGTCGGAATACTGCTGCCGCCACCGCCGGAGCCACCGCCTGATTTATATTCAAAAATCACCTTTACCGTCACATTTGAGGCGGGCATATTGAATTTGTTGCCGGTAATTGTAACACCGCCGTCGATGACCTGCCATTCCTTGAACCGATAGCCGTTATTCGCATTGGCAGTCAGAGTAATTTGTGTTCCCTGTGATGCAGAGCTAATATTAGCGTTTGCCGTACCGTTGCCGTCAGTCTGGACGGTGATGGTATAGGTAGTAGGTGCTTGTTCCAGCGTGAAGTTGACGGTATAAGTCTTAGTAGTTGTTTTATCCTCAGCGGTTACCTTCACGGCTGCACTGCCGGGCAGGGATATCGCTTGTGTTATACTTGCGACAGCCTTTGTATTATAAACGTCTGCGCTTACTGTCGCAGCTTGGCTGCCGGGCAGGGTGTCATATGGCAGTTCCACACTATATGCGAAAACATTCGGATCAAAACCGCTTACTGTGCTACCTCCTACTTTCAAATCGCTCAAACCGGCATCATCGGAAAGTATATAATTGTTTACGATGTTAACAGTAAGCTTGGCAGAATCGCCTTTGTCAAAGTCTATCATAAATTCTGCCGTATTTCCTTCGGAAAAACCCTGTTCCTCAAGATAGCTGCTCTTGATGGTTAGCGCACTTTCGGTAACGATATATGCAGCAGGTGTTGTCAAAGACGTTGTCCCATATACCACATCCGTAATCGTAGAAGCGCTGTTCCATATGATGGCGGTACTTACATCGCCGGGGCTGTTCAGGTCATAACTCGCACTTGCCGGGCTGATGGCTGCATTTACTACGCTGTACTCCCATTGTGCATACACAGTAATCGGCCCGGTGACATCGGTATTCGCCGTAAATGCAGTTCCGCTTCCGTTGACCTGCGTGTTCCAGCCGTTGAAGGTATATCCGCTCCTCCCAGGTGCGGTTGGCAGGATACCCGCCTTGCCGCCTGTGATGACTGCTTTTGTATTGGGGCTTGCCTCGGTGTCGCCGCCGTTTTTGTCAAAGGTGACAAGAGAGGTGGCCTTTACCTCAAATGCGCCGGGCATTGCCTTGACAGCACTTGTGCCTTTTCCCGGTATGGTAAATACATTATAATCAAGGTCCGTGCTGGCTTTTTCACTCTCGTCGGTCACGGGCGTGCTCTCAATCAGCAGGGGCGTGACGGCAACAATTTTGCCTTCTGCCGTAACCGATGCGCCACACTTGACGTCGCCGTCGTCGGGATCCATCCAAGTTGCCGCCAGTATGCCGACTCCGCCGCTATTTGACGAGCTGACATTCCCGCCCACACGGATTTCGGCGCCAACAAAGGACACCGCCACGGCATTCTCCCTCGTCACAGAGATATTGCCGAGCACCACCACGCTAGCTTTATTACTCCGGGCGTTGATAGCATAATCCGGCGCTGTGACGTTGCCCCAAGTCTCAACATAACCATTGCTTACGCTGATGCCTTCTCTGCCGCCCGTCACCGTTACGCTGCCTCTTACGGTAAGTTCAGCCTCCGCGTCCAAAAGCGCAGCGCGGCTATTTTCGCCGGATATTGTGAGGTCGCCAAATATACGTACGACTTGGGTTGAGGTACCGCCGTCGAAGGACGCCACATATGCGCCGCAGGCGGATTTGCCCGAAACCGTCACGTCTTTGTCCACGATGACAGCGCTGCCGCTGTTTAAGCACTCTATGCCATAGGCATCCTCGCCCTCCGCCCGGACGCTGCCTTTTACGCCGACAAAGCTGTCATCGGCAGCGTAGATCGCGGTGCCGCCAACCGTGGAGGTCACAGTGACAGCTTCTTCTGTCACTGCGTCATAACCATCGAATCCGCTGTCATTTGCCGCGTAGATGCCGTATTCAATTCCCGGCCCGGCGACAATGTTCAGTAAGCCCAAACCGTCAATTGAGCTATCCTCAATTGTCAGTTGGTCTTGATTTAAGCAAATCGCGGCGATCTGCGGATTGTTGGACATGGCATTCACATTCGATTCGGCATTCGCTCCGGGCTGCACTGTCAGCGTGTACCCGTTTAAGTCGAGCGTCACGCTGCACATACCATCCGGTGCAATGGGATTTGGATAGGTAATGTCATCCGCCAGCTTCAAGGTGTGCTGATTCCATTCACCGGAATCCACCTTGTCCAGCGCGGTCTTGAGCGCATCTGCATCACCCACCTCATGCTCGGTCACCGGGTCGGATATGCCATCGCCTGTGAGGTTGAGCGTCACGGGGAGCGCGTGGGTGTAGGTTGGCTCTCCATCAGGCTCCGCCGGGTTATCTATAACTGTGCAACTGTACTGCCAGCCGTTCATGTCGGAGGTAAGTCCGTCGCTAATGGAGTAGGTTTTGCCCGTCTCTCCCTCAAGCTCCACAAAGCCCTTGTCATCGTTCTTGTTGACAACCCACTGATACGCGTCACCGGTTTTGTCAATTTCGAGAGTGATGCCGCTGTCATATCCTACCTCATATTCCGTATCCATGCCCGAAATTGTCGCCTTGTATTCGATGTCCGGCGGGGAATTAGGCCCCTGAAGCGAGCCCTGCTTCACCTCACCCAAGTATTTATTGACGATGAAGGCGTTTGAGGGATCGAACCAGTTATCGCGGGCGCTACCGGCATACGTGTCGGAAATGAACCGGGCCGCAGAAAACTTCCACCATCCATAAACCTCTCCATTGTTCCCTACATGGTTGTTGGATTCCCAGTTGATCCAGCCGTCGCGGCAATTCCGAGAGACATAGTGGTTGCACAAAAAGGCTAATTCCGCAGGTCTATTCCCAACATTATTAAAGTTGCCTTTGTCCGCGTCAAAAAAGATATTATACAAAGATTGCTGCCCGCCGTAATTTTCCCGAAGTATTTGATACTCGGCAGGGGTCGGCTGGTTGGTGTACACCTCCCAGCCCCCGCTCCATGCAGTGCGCCGGGCAGTTTTGTCATTCGTCAAGCTCATGAGGTAATCCACGGAGGTATACCGCTCTGCACTTTGCGAAAAGTCCGCCCAAGCGGCTTCATCCCCCCAGGCATTCTTGGTCACATATGCGACTTTGATGTCGGGGGAGAACGCACACAGGTCAATCCCCTGCTTGATGTCACGGGCGATGCGCAGGTTGGGGTGCCGGTAAACGCTGATGGTATTGTCAGGATTGACGACGGAGGTGCGTTTGACCATCTTATCCATCAGCTCGGCATCGTCCTTCAAGTCCTTCATTCGACTCTCAGCTTGGTACTTTGCGAGCCTGGCCGACGGAGTGTCTCCTTGATTGTTATCGATAATCGACTGACAGGCAAGCTGGCTCATGGCTGAGAACAATGTGTATATCGACAGCTGCTTGTTGCGGAAGTCCTCCCGCATTACATAACCTTGATGCTCCCAGATATTCACGTATCGGTCATAGAGGTCAATGGCACCGAAGATATTGCAAGAACCGCCCTCCACTGCTTTTACGATCCTTAGCTGATTTCCGAGGTTTATGGTAGCGTTTTTCAGCGAATTGCCGCCGACCATGTAGTTCGGATCCTCCCCTTTAAATATTTTTTCAAAAAGGATTTTTAACATGGCGGGATCGGTTATTTTTTGCGCACTGCTAAGCTCATTGTAAACGCTGATGTAGTTGTTGATGGAATCCCCGTAGCCGTTCAAGAAATTTCGAAGCTCCTGTCTGTCAAGCTTTTTGGACATCTCTGCGATATCATTTTTAAGACCCTGAATTTGAACCTTGATTGCCTCAAGGGCTTGCAAGACCTGATCCGTTTGTGTCCCGAAAATCTTGCCCATAGCCTGGTTCATGGGGTAGCCGGCGATACTGCTTACCACGCCGCCAGCCAGCTTCTCGCCTGCCCACACGGCAAGTCCATTCCCTGCGCCCAGGATCATGGGGGCATCCGACTGCAAGGTGCTTTCCTCTATATCCTCGGCGGCAAATGCCGGGGATGCCAAAGGTACCAGCAACACTAGTGCCAACAGCAGCGAGAGTGCCTTTCTTAAAATATTTCGCTTCATAATTCTTCCTCCTCATAATTCTTCCTTCTCAATTTGGGATAAGTATTCTAATGAGCCTACAAATCGGTCGATACAATTTTACTATTTTTGAGGGAAAGGGGTTAATGCGTTCGTGATCGTATTTCCTGCGTTTTGAATCATTTCCCAAGCAAAAAAAAGGCCTCCGAAACCGTTTGGTGGGAGGTCTATCTCATGGACTTACTATTTTTGCATCATCCTTGCCCGATACTCGGACGGTGTCATGCCCAATTCCTGTTTTAGTTTTTTCGCTAGATTCCCATTGTAATTCACACCGCATTCATCGAAAACCTGAGCAATGGACAGGTTGTTGTCGCACAGCATTTCCTTGAGCTTTTGAAGCTTAACACCCTGATAATACTGGTGGGGCGTCGTGCCGGTGTGCTGCTTGAACAGGCGGGTATAATGTGGCTTGCTAATGTGGACGATACTTGAAAGCGCATCCGCATCAAAGTCCTCTTTCCAGTGATCATCCATGTATTCCTTGCCCTGTATCACTTCTTCCCGGCCCTGATAGTATCGAGAAGGGATAAAAATGCCCACAACATATGCGATTTGATGATTTTCATCATAGATGGGAAAAGAGGTCATATTGACAAATATGCTTTCTGAGGGCAATTCTGCATTGCCGCCATACTTTGAGACGGCCTCTCGAATCGGCATTTTGACATCGTAGATATGAGCGACCTCTCCCCGATAGGCTCGCTCGACAAAATCCTTGATGCCCCATTTTTCAAGGTTCGGCTCATAGCGCGTATTAAATATTCTTAAATCCTCCGGCGGATCGGACAATTTTATATGCCTAAAAAAGGCAGCGTTTGCAAATAACATTGCACCCTCCGGATCGCATATTTGTACCGGATAAGGAAAATGCTTGAACATTTCCACAAACAAATCCTTGTTTTCAGTCAGTGATGGTGGCGACCCGAAGGACTCTTCTGTTTTTCCTGTGGATTTTTTATATCTTTTATCTTTGGGTTTTGCGACATCTTTGGGGATTAGCCAGAAGCCGCCCTTTTTTACTGCACCCGGAATGCGGCCGGCTGTCAAATGGTGGCTGATTGACCGCCTAGAAAGACCCCATTTTTCTGCCGCTTCATTGACTGTGATATATTTCATACTTCCACCTGCTTCTTAGAATTTTACAGGTTAATTATACTTCCAAGCGTGGAAAAGTGCAAGAGCAATCGCTGATGTGAACTCTCAATGGAAGTAGTCCTCAAAGGTGCTGATTATTCTTGGTTAATTAGAAAAAATCATAGTCATCCAGCTTTCCTGCTAACTCGGCGGCTTCTTCTACGTCAAAACAGTTTTCGAATTCCAGAATGGCTTTATACTTGCCCAGCTCCCGGATTACACCATGCTCTTTCATAGCGCGTGCCAGCTCGTTAATCTCGTCGAAGGAAGAGATTGCATCGCAGAGCATATCTATCGTAGTTTTCTCAACGATGGCACAAACGTCGCCCATTTCAAGATCACGGTATGAGCCGACACCCAGTTGTTCGGCTACAGCTTTCAGCTCGTCCTCATGGACAGGGCAGTTTACCCATATTCCATCTTCTTCGTCCAGATCCAGCTCATCGCTGTTCGCAATGAGCTTAACCTGAATGTATGGCTCATCATCACCCAAAAGCACAGCCCGGTCCGACATGGATATCCCGTCATATACCACGCTTTCCGACAGCAGTCGGTATGCGGCGTTGATGGCATCGGCAATGGCGGCATTAGGTTTCTCTGCAATTTCCTGCTCCAAGCAGGAGCGCGTTTGTGTCGACATACGCTGTATCAGCTCTCCCAAGCAGTTCAGTTCCCTGATCGACCTATTCTGTATGGTCAAGCGCAAAACCACGGGATTTCTTTATTAGTCAACTTTTCTCCCTCCTATATTCAGGTATCAATGGTTTCCACTCCTACATCCCCAAAATAGTCCAGATGTACACCTTCATCACCGGTGTTCCAATAATCTGTGCTTGTACCGTCACCCATCCCGCCGCCTCCATCCACATTCCCATCCCCGATAGCAAAGGCAGTCATTGGCAGAAACATCGTTATCAGCAGGGTAATTAGCAATATGCTGAGTATTCGTTTCATAAAATTCCTCCTTCAACGCAAAAAAGCACAGCATTTCTGCTGTGCTTCACCTTATTATTTTCTTAGACTGTCAGTTCATATTCCCAATCTTATTTCCGTTTTCGTATATATCCTCGGCTGTCGTACCCACATTTGGCCTTTATCATTCTTATCTCCGGCTTTTGGAGTAGAGGGAGAAGAGCTATTCTCTGGCTTCGTTACCTTATCGTGTTCAACTGGTTTTACTGTGTCAAACTTTTCTCCGTCCGGATTCTTGCCCGGGTCGGTCTTTTGGCTTCCGGACGGCTCCGGTGGTTTGGTTACATCCGGCTGTAAGTTCTGCACCGGCTGGTCAGTTTGATCCGCAGGCTTATCCGTAGGAGCCGGGATCGGCTCGTCAAGCTGGATGACCAGCTCTTTGTCGTTTGTTTTTTCTGC
Proteins encoded in this region:
- a CDS encoding S-layer homology domain-containing protein yields the protein MKRNILRKALSLLLALVLLVPLASPAFAAEDIEESTLQSDAPMILGAGNGLAVWAGEKLAGGVVSSIAGYPMNQAMGKIFGTQTDQVLQALEAIKVQIQGLKNDIAEMSKKLDRQELRNFLNGYGDSINNYISVYNELSSAQKITDPAMLKILFEKIFKGEDPNYMVGGNSLKNATINLGNQLRIVKAVEGGSCNIFGAIDLYDRYVNIWEHQGYVMREDFRNKQLSIYTLFSAMSQLACQSIIDNNQGDTPSARLAKYQAESRMKDLKDDAELMDKMVKRTSVVNPDNTISVYRHPNLRIARDIKQGIDLCAFSPDIKVAYVTKNAWGDEAAWADFSQSAERYTSVDYLMSLTNDKTARRTAWSGGWEVYTNQPTPAEYQILRENYGGQQSLYNIFFDADKGNFNNVGNRPAELAFLCNHYVSRNCRDGWINWESNNHVGNNGEVYGWWKFSAARFISDTYAGSARDNWFDPSNAFIVNKYLGEVKQGSLQGPNSPPDIEYKATISGMDTEYEVGYDSGITLEIDKTGDAYQWVVNKNDDKGFVELEGETGKTYSISDGLTSDMNGWQYSCTVIDNPAEPDGEPTYTHALPVTLNLTGDGISDPVTEHEVGDADALKTALDKVDSGEWNQHTLKLADDITYPNPIAPDGMCSVTLDLNGYTLTVQPGANAESNVNAMSNNPQIAAICLNQDQLTIEDSSIDGLGLLNIVAGPGIEYGIYAANDSGFDGYDAVTEEAVTVTSTVGGTAIYAADDSFVGVKGSVRAEGEDAYGIECLNSGSAVIVDKDVTVSGKSACGAYVASFDGGTSTQVVRIFGDLTISGENSRAALLDAEAELTVRGSVTVTGGREGISVSNGYVETWGNVTAPDYAINARSNKASVVVLGNISVTRENAVAVSFVGAEIRVGGNVSSSNSGGVGILAATWMDPDDGDVKCGASVTAEGKIVAVTPLLIESTPVTDESEKASTDLDYNVFTIPGKGTSAVKAMPGAFEVKATSLVTFDKNGGDTEASPNTKAVITGGKAGILPTAPGRSGYTFNGWNTQVNGSGTAFTANTDVTGPITVYAQWEYSVVNAAISPASASYDLNSPGDVSTAIIWNSASTITDVVYGTTSLTTPAAYIVTESALTIKSSYLEEQGFSEGNTAEFMIDFDKGDSAKLTVNIVNNYILSDDAGLSDLKVGGSTVSGFDPNVFAYSVELPYDTLPGSQAATVSADVYNTKAVASITQAISLPGSAAVKVTAEDKTTTKTYTVNFTLEQAPTTYTITVQTDGNGTANANISSASQGTQITLTANANNGYRFKEWQVIDGGVTITGNKFNMPASNVTVKVIFEYKSGGGSGGGGSSIPTTPTIPAAGGTVSVNYTASNGTASLSLPMVKVNEIIEKSKSNEAVLDLSKVSGITAASIPKDVLATFAKAGLDTTVKLPVGTITLDEDATVSVAQQASGSNLAIELKQAATSSLTDEQKKSVKSGDIVLDINITSGTKKISTFDGTLAVSMPYTGPQPVAVWYLNDGGELEKLDCTFKNGVVSFNLDHLSLYVVGQDTAKPTWVNPFTDAKEADWFYAAVSFCAEKGITNGTSATTFSPNATLTREQFITMLLRAYGIEPIVNPSDNFSDAGSTYYTGYLAAAKDRGISNGVGDNKFAPGKAITRQEMFTLLYNVIKFLNKLPTTDNGKTLADFTDSGDVATWARDAMIMLIKSGTVSGSGGKLDPIGGSTRAQMAQVLYNLLGK
- a CDS encoding helix-turn-helix domain-containing protein, which gives rise to MKYITVNEAAEKWGLSRRSISHHLTAGRIPGAVKKGGFWLIPKDVAKPKDKRYKKSTGKTEESFGSPPSLTENKDLFVEMFKHFPYPVQICDPEGAMLFANAAFFRHIKLSDPPEDLRIFNTRYEPNLEKWGIKDFVERAYRGEVAHIYDVKMPIREAVSKYGGNAELPSESIFVNMTSFPIYDENHQIAYVVGIFIPSRYYQGREEVIQGKEYMDDHWKEDFDADALSSIVHISKPHYTRLFKQHTGTTPHQYYQGVKLQKLKEMLCDNNLSIAQVFDECGVNYNGNLAKKLKQELGMTPSEYRARMMQK
- a CDS encoding DUF6550 family protein, which codes for MMNMNDKTKRNLLIAGLCVICVGLIFAISSRFQTETPTGGENTPATLVKAEVTPDINNMEETAEKTNDKELVIQLDEPIPAPTDKPADQTDQPVQNLQPDVTKPPEPSGSQKTDPGKNPDGEKFDTVKPVEHDKVTKPENSSSPSTPKAGDKNDKGQMWVRQPRIYTKTEIRLGI